Genomic window (Neodiprion lecontei isolate iyNeoLeco1 chromosome 7, iyNeoLeco1.1, whole genome shotgun sequence):
GCAATACAGATGTTAATTCAAACTCGGAAGAAAGAATGATACTTTTGGCTAATGAGTCACGGCGCAACGATGAGCAGCTTCAACTTCAATCGAAAGAAATTAATATGCTCAAAGAAGAACGAGATCAGCTCGTAGTTAAACTGAAAGATCAGGCAAGACAATTTGAACGGTACGTTAAGAGTCAAATGCAAGTGTCAGTGGAATTGAACAACTCTCCTCGCAGCTTGACAGGTGATGctgatttacaaaaaatgagGGAAATTGCCATAAAAGAGGTCAGGGAAGAAATGGAGGAGAAAGTGACTGACGAATTAAAGGGGATTGAAGAGCAACATAAGCAAAGACAAAAGGAAATTGAAGAGCAGTATAAAACCCTGTTGTTAGAGTTGCAGTCAAGGTGCAGAGAAAAGACTGAAGAGGTTGAAGCAGTAAAGGAAACTATGATCGCAGAAAGACTCCGGTTACAGTCGAGGTTTAAGGCGCAGGAACAAACGATAGCAAAAATGATAGAAGCAAAGCTGGAAAAGATGCATCATGAGTTGGTGGCGAGAAAAATTAGGATAGAATCCTTGCTGGAGGAATTaagaaggagagaaattgatatGGAAGAACAAAGAAATGTAATGGCCCAAGTAATGTCCGAGTGGGCATCGGAAATTAGATCGGTCAAAACAAAAGAGGCTGAAATGAATCAAGATATTGAAAAGTTGAAGCAAAAGGAGGAGGCCTTAACCGAAGAAGTCAAAGATTTAAAACAAACGGAGGAAGATATGAAAAGTAATATCAATATGTTGAAACACAAGTATCAGTCAGCAAGGAAAACTGCTCAAAATTATAAGGTAAGACCTTCGGGATATCATTCGGTATACCCAACGATAAACGTCTACAGTTCTGGTTTTAAAACTGACATGGTTTACAGGAATTGGCggagaataaagaaaaattctttctaaGCGAATGCGAAAGGATCAAGGAGGGTTACAAAAGAGCCATGAATCAAGTACAACAAAAAGTTGATGCAATAGTGAGCTCTCAAGAGAAACAAGTATCGACAAAAATGGCGGAGCTCGAGAGTCAGTATGAAGAACAGTTAGAACAAATGAGACTTAAAATgaagtacaaaaataaatgttgaagTATGTATTAATTCCACTTACCTCTGGTAGAGCTTTCCGTAGTTTATGATAAATTTTAGTTAGAAGAGgctaattatatattattctaGTTTAATTTAAAGCACTTTATTGTACAACACATCATTAGAAGAGATTTTATTTTaggaacaatattttcaaatatatataataatattaccagTCGCTGCGGTTGCCCATACATCAAACGATACGATAGTCATTATTATAAGTGTTACATTTCTCTATAAGTTTTGCAATCATAATTGCAAAATTCTATATAATTAACAACAGGCAAAGTGCCTGGTCACGTACTTTGTAGGAAATTGTAATTGTAAATCACAAATTGatacaaatattaaaaataatattaatcatttctataaaatttatatcatgtaaagttgaaattttataaatttttatacttaagATATTAATAACAAGCGTCGTACAACTGTCCATCCGTCAGAGAATGTCGGGACAGTACTATAAGCACCAGTAGCCACCACTGAGTTTGGCTCGTTAATATTGGATGAGGTTGTACACGCAggttttcattattataatcaattattttaattactgTAGATCTGCAAGACTAGATAATTATGttttagataaaaatttatgcctCTGTTACTATATGAATATTCGTTTAAgtaataatgaaaagaaaaaaatttattcaatatatgggaaaaaagaaaagaatgaaaaggaaaaaaaatatttatattaatcgatactttcgtagatttattttgaactaaattttcattaactgtggcaatttgaaaaagaatctATTCTTCTTTCAGTGACGTATCTATCGTGTCGTTTGGATTGGAAATTTCAGCAACCAAACTATAGAGAGTATTGCATAATATATACTGTTTAATTACGTGTCGATACTGtcacaaaataataatatcatcattatcatttattataaaatcatCACTAAATACAGagtattattaatattaattactTACGATGTATTTTTGTACGTagaatgaattaatttattttttgtaataaacATCTTATGTCATACCAGATTCTAACTAATACTAATCAGTAAAAGCGACATCCTGTCTGTGTTCAGAATGTGCGGTTTTGGTTTGgcattttcttttcgtttcatgCACAATCCAATGTTTCTAGTTATATTACGACTCGTTATAAGAATCTGTAGTTTTAAGATCCCAAGTATGTTAACTTGTTCATTTCAACAAGCCATTCAAACACTTGTCAGCTATCGAAAgataatttttcgttattgtTTATATTTGATTTCCCTTTATTTGAATTGGATAACATACAGATATACAAACACGAACGAACGTCACGAACACATTCATATCATTGTACGTATGTGTTGAGGATTGATAGAGGTCAACGTTCACTGGTTTGTGATTGCAACCTCAGTGTTCCTCGAGCAGTCGATCATGATGGATCTCCCTACTGCTTTTGGTTTAATAAATGCATTATTCTGTTGTTACATTACTTCTGCTAGCTCAATAGAATATGGTGAATTTAAACCAGCTCAAAACCAGGCAGTAGAAGACATCAAGTATGACTTTGTGATCAAAAAGTTTCGAGTACCCGTGAGTGAACAAGTTTGTTGTATCTTGTAATCAGTCAgtaatttgttttcttatttaacTACAAAGAATAACTCACCGTTGAAATTGAcaactgttttttttccagctcgatcatttcagtttttcaatgAACGCTACATTTGAGATGCGATACCTCGTTAATGACACATGGCAGAGGGGCAATGATCCACCTATATTCTTTTACACAGGAAATGAAGGGGACATCGAACTCTTTGCTCAAAATACGGTGAGAGATTGCACAGTAAACGTAAACAATTAGCGTTATAACTATATGTTGAAAATTCTATCACTGCATGCCGATTATTCTGGAAGTCAGTGAGCTTATTACAAATTGGTTCCGTGCAAGTTTAAAGCATTGCCCCTTGTTTGTACAAGTTTTGAATTATGTGCAGAGTTGATACTGATATCCAATTATTTTCTTGCAGGGTTTTATGTGGGAAATTGCACCAACCTTTGGCGCATGTTTAATCTTTGCTGAGCATCGCTATTACGGAAAATCTATGCCGTTTGGTAACGAATCTTATTCAGATTCTAGTCATCTCGGATATTTAACAAGCCAACAAGCCTTAGCTGATTACGCTGACTTGATAAGTTTTCTAAAATCTGCTTCGAACATGAAACATAGCCCTGTCATTGTATTTGGAGGCTCTTACGGTGGAATGCTTAGCGCATGGATGCGGATGAAGTATCCACACCTTGTAAAAGGGTGATAGTTGCAAAAGTCTCTTTTGAATGCTAAGCCTTGCTAATAATGCGATAAATAATCcacctgaaaatttcagagcAATCGCAGCTTCGGCTCCGATCCTACAATTCACTGGTATCACCGAATGCGGCGCATTTGCGAGAGTCGTCACATCAGATTTTCGCATAGCGCATCCAGAATGTCCGAAAACAATTCTCAAATCGTGGACAGCAATCGCAAACGTTACCTCAACTGGTGAGACAGAATATTACTTTATTAGCATCAGTTATATCTGCTATTTCCTACAGGCGGGGACACCTTCACGGAtagaataatttaatttattttacagaaaatgGGAGGAAAtggttttcagaaaattggaaattgtGCCAgccgttgaaaaattcatcagaCATCAAAGTGCTGAAGGACTTTCTGACCGATATTTACGGAAATTTAGCAATGGTAAACTATCCATACGCGTCAAACTTCTTAGCGCCATTACCTGCGTATCCAATATCCGTAAGTTCTATTctgatatgaaaaatttcactcttttcaaagtaaaagAATTGAAccaaattcaaataacatgTATATCTATGATTATTTTTGCTCGTGTAGAAAGTCTGCAGCTACTTGACGAACTCGAATCAGAACGACATGGCGCTTCTTCTTGATCTCAACAAAGCGATTAGTGTCTTTACAAATGGCACAGGAAACAGCAAGTGTTTATCTGTGAGCGAAAACTCTTCTCCAAATCTGGATAGCAAAGGGTGGTCGTATCAATCTTGCACAGAGATGGTCATGCCCATGTGTACCAATGGCGTGGATGACatgttcgaaaaaattccttgggattttaagaaatttaGCGACGACTGCTATCAGAATTTCAAGTCAAGACCCCAGCCTTATCTAGCCTGCGAGGAATATGGATGTCAGGATCTATCTGCAGCTAGTAACATCGTGTTTAGGTGCGTTTGCTGTTTATTTAGTCTTGGAACTGACAGTGACTTCATATCGTGCATCAATTATTGCATtacttataaaattttcagtaatGGATTGTTGGACCCTTGGTCAACTGGTGGAGTTTTATCAAACGTTTCGTCGTCGACAGTGGCAATTCTCATACCAGAAGGCGCTCACCATCTAGATCTCAGGGCAAGTAATCCCCATGATCCATCTAGCGTGATTCAGACGCGACAAATTCActgcaattttattaaaaagtggaTTCATGAGCATTGGGTAcctattgatgataaaaatacaGTACAACATGAAATTATAAGTGTTTGATAAAAGACATAATTTTGCTTCTTATATTAATACGGGGAAAGTTTTCATactgaatttgaaatattaatagaaATAGGatcttttataatatttacgatttgtttattcaaattgCGGATATAAATGGTTTTACATGAGTGGATAAATAACACGTTGCTCGTGAGTTTACTTTAActaaatttgagaaaagagaTTAAAAGTTATCGACATAGATTTGTTGCAATAATGTAAAAACATATTGCTGGTGATTCGTCGGATTTATTACTATTAAAAAGCTgcagtatacgtatattaattACTAATCAGATCATCAATCTTGTCGTTaaaaaaagatatttaaaaaattaagctGCAAAGCATCAGATGTTCCCTCGATGTTACAATTATTCTGTACAACGAATTGAAGATTTCTTTTCATACTTTTTATCATCAGCAATCAAAGCAGATTTACGTAGATTTACTGACTCGTCAAACAGACAtttgtatatgaatataaaataattcaggaacaataatttataatcctTACCTATAATACGTATCATAAAAAGTAAAGCAGTTTTTACATAAACAATAACGAGTTCTATAATGTGCTAATATTCGTGCTAAAACTACCTCTCAATCGAGTCCTTGCGTATCCATTCCGTTAAAATGATACCAATTCTTTAAATAAAgtggtaattaaaaaaaaaagaaaaaaaaatacactatgaaaaataaatatctagCTTATGGTTTTGCTTAAAAATAATGCTTAGCGAGGGGGTCGTCGATGAGCAGTGGTCGGCCTCGGAACACCCGACCGACCTCTCAACTTTTTTGGTTGGGCAAGACTGCTTTCCGTGCCCGTGTTGTACGAAAGGTAGATGTTAGAGAGATCAGGCTGTGGTTGCTGTAACAGAAATTGTAGCATGCAAGTTTGTCAATATTCCAAGCTTTCGATTAGAATCACAATTTCCACTTACATCTTTGTTGCTTCCGGTCGAAGGTGTGGCTTGTGCTTTTCTCATATTGTTTCCTGTGTACGCTACGCATTTCAATTGCCACTCCCCAATGTCTTCGTTCCAATGAACGTACCTTTCGATCATCGTCTGGAAAATATTATGCCGGTCAGGACAAAGTTGGtaataatgattaattttCTGTACCTCAGTTTACTTACCTGATATTGAACAGGTATGTAGTTGTTGAGAACGAGTTCGTGCAGTTGTAATTCTCGTCCAATTTCTCGTACACCTTCCAGGAGATCTTCCATCTCTCGCTGATGCTCTTGTTGCAAGTCCGATAATTCCGCCTTGGCAGACATCAGCATGGTGTAGACTCTgcctaatttttttgtttttcctgcAGCCTCTTCTTGCAGGGACGAGTATTTCTCTTCGATGTCTATGCGTTCAGCCTCTTTTTCCTCAATAGCTTTCTTCAGCTGTTCTTCTCGGCTCTTTCTTTGGTCCAGCTCAATTGCAGATGCCGCGAGTAGCTGTTCCTGAGCCTCGGctttttccaataaattcTCACCTCCGACTagaattttgttttgcaagttttgcattttttccctTAACGCTTCTTTCTCGCTTCTAAgacaaaaaatgaacagtTTTTATTTGATATTGATTATCAAGTGTTATTGTGggtgttatttttcttttcataccGAACATAAAAACTCACTGCGTTCTCTTTAGCTCGATGACATCTTTGTCATCTGGGCTTTTGTCGTGCCTCTCTGCCTTGtccattttttctctcaattctACTTCACCATCTTCAAGTTGATCCATTGAAAGTATTTGGCTCTGTCTATGTCTGGTTTTTCTATCACACTTTGactcaaaattatcatcagaATCTTCGGTCTCGGGATCAGACTCAGAAACTCCTGTACCATTTTCTTCGAGTTGTTTACGCAGCTCTTCAATTTCAACTTGGAACTGGCGAAGTAGGGCGTCCTTGGGGTCCTCGTTAATTCTAGCTCGgttcttaatatttttagcTCGATTGGCGTACCTTAGAGTACTTATAGTTTCATCGTAGTTCATGTCAGCAGGGCTAATGTTTGCGCACTGCGAAAAACATTAATCCATTCAAATTTGGTTCATTGTTCATTCAAGAAAGAAATTGTCACAATCACGAATACTGGGTAAATAGTCACCATTAAAGTTTTCGAATTTCCACCCAGCGAATCCTGCAGCAATCTTGTTAGTTTAGAGTTTCTGTACGGGACGTGTGAACTTTGTCCGTCAACAAGTGCGGATATAACATTGCCCAGTGTCGACAGAGACAAATTAATCTTTGTAGCCTCTCTCAGACGGACTCCTGTCGCTTTGGTTTTACTTTGCCTCTCTGAGCCCTGAAATATCGAGGTTTTAAATCTCGCTGTACTTTCGATGTTGGAATTTAgcaattcaaaattcgatctATATACTGTGAAGAAATACACACAGCTAAATCTACAAGGTGAAGTTTTCCCATTTTAACGTGTTGTTCTCCATCGTCGCCTAGTTGACTGGACTCGACAGTTATGGTGAATATCGCATGGGACCTAGAACTGGAAACGTTCATCGCCGTTGCGCCGACAACCccttaaattaaataaataatggatTATCTTGAGGTGACTTTGTGTCTTTAGGAATAGCCGTTGAACAGCGATTAAATAGGCTCACGATTCTTATTTCCTAGGGTCATGATGCGGTCCAAGTCATCGGCGTTATTGACCACATATCCGCTTAGGTCTTTAACGAATACACCAATGTCCGGTCTCTCTTTGACTTCTAAACGAGTATTTTGATCCTTTCCTAACAAATCTCTAACTTCTTCGTTGTAAATCTCCAAGTATGTAGCGCGAACTAAGAACCTGCAAAAATGTAGTCTGAGATgaaattcatattattttaGTTCAGTCACGTAATTATcagtaaatatttattctgCAATTGACATgatcaaattgaataactcGCGGCTGGTAATTACTTCTGATTTTCGTCAGCCTTAGCGATGTGGCCAAATATATGGGCAAAGGTGTTCGGAATGATGCCTCTTAGCTGTGGGGAAGTCTTGGCGCCAGACATGGTGTAGGTTTTACCAGTTCCCGTTTGCCCGTAAGCAAGTATCGTCCCATTGTAGCCTTGAAGAACCTTGTCGACGATCGGCCGGGCTGTTTCGTTGTATATGTCAACCTGTGATGAGTCTGTATCGAAAACTGCGTCGAAGGAAAACAGTTTTGGTGGTTCCCCGGGAGCAGCGTGAGGATTTTCGACCAATATTTCACTGTTCAGAGAGTCAACTTTTGTTATATTCTTACAGTGACCGTCC
Coding sequences:
- the LOC107225168 gene encoding lysosomal Pro-X carboxypeptidase, whose translation is MMDLPTAFGLINALFCCYITSASSIEYGEFKPAQNQAVEDIKYDFVIKKFRVPLDHFSFSMNATFEMRYLVNDTWQRGNDPPIFFYTGNEGDIELFAQNTGFMWEIAPTFGACLIFAEHRYYGKSMPFGNESYSDSSHLGYLTSQQALADYADLISFLKSASNMKHSPVIVFGGSYGGMLSAWMRMKYPHLVKGAIAASAPILQFTGITECGAFARVVTSDFRIAHPECPKTILKSWTAIANVTSTENGRKWFSENWKLCQPLKNSSDIKVLKDFLTDIYGNLAMVNYPYASNFLAPLPAYPISKVCSYLTNSNQNDMALLLDLNKAISVFTNGTGNSKCLSVSENSSPNLDSKGWSYQSCTEMVMPMCTNGVDDMFEKIPWDFKKFSDDCYQNFKSRPQPYLACEEYGCQDLSAASNIVFSNGLLDPWSTGGVLSNVSSSTVAILIPEGAHHLDLRASNPHDPSSVIQTRQIHCNFIKKWIHEHWVPIDDKNTVQHEIISV
- the LOC107225177 gene encoding kinesin-like protein KIF3A isoform X2; protein product: MEGPGDNAAELGEIENVRVVVRVRPLNGKELDGHCKNITKVDSLNSEILVENPHAAPGEPPKLFSFDAVFDTDSSQVDIYNETARPIVDKVLQGYNGTILAYGQTGTGKTYTMSGAKTSPQLRGIIPNTFAHIFGHIAKADENQKFLVRATYLEIYNEEVRDLLGKDQNTRLEVKERPDIGVFVKDLSGYVVNNADDLDRIMTLGNKNRVVGATAMNVSSSRSHAIFTITVESSQLGDDGEQHVKMGKLHLVDLAGSERQSKTKATGVRLREATKINLSLSTLGNVISALVDGQSSHVPYRNSKLTRLLQDSLGGNSKTLMCANISPADMNYDETISTLRYANRAKNIKNRARINEDPKDALLRQFQVEIEELRKQLEENGTGVSESDPETEDSDDNFESKCDRKTRHRQSQILSMDQLEDGEVELREKMDKAERHDKSPDDKDVIELKRTQSEKEALREKMQNLQNKILVGGENLLEKAEAQEQLLAASAIELDQRKSREEQLKKAIEEKEAERIDIEEKYSSLQEEAAGKTKKLGRVYTMLMSAKAELSDLQQEHQREMEDLLEGVREIGRELQLHELVLNNYIPVQYQTMIERYVHWNEDIGEWQLKCVAYTGNNMRKAQATPSTGSNKDQPQPDLSNIYLSYNTGTESSLAQPKKLRGRSGVPRPTTAHRRPPR
- the LOC107225177 gene encoding kinesin-like protein KIF3A isoform X1, which translates into the protein MEGPGDNAAELGEIENVRVVVRVRPLNGKELDGHCKNITKVDSLNSEILVENPHAAPGEPPKLFSFDAVFDTDSSQVDIYNETARPIVDKVLQGYNGTILAYGQTGTGKTYTMSGAKTSPQLRGIIPNTFAHIFGHIAKADENQKLHFCRFLVRATYLEIYNEEVRDLLGKDQNTRLEVKERPDIGVFVKDLSGYVVNNADDLDRIMTLGNKNRVVGATAMNVSSSRSHAIFTITVESSQLGDDGEQHVKMGKLHLVDLAGSERQSKTKATGVRLREATKINLSLSTLGNVISALVDGQSSHVPYRNSKLTRLLQDSLGGNSKTLMCANISPADMNYDETISTLRYANRAKNIKNRARINEDPKDALLRQFQVEIEELRKQLEENGTGVSESDPETEDSDDNFESKCDRKTRHRQSQILSMDQLEDGEVELREKMDKAERHDKSPDDKDVIELKRTQSEKEALREKMQNLQNKILVGGENLLEKAEAQEQLLAASAIELDQRKSREEQLKKAIEEKEAERIDIEEKYSSLQEEAAGKTKKLGRVYTMLMSAKAELSDLQQEHQREMEDLLEGVREIGRELQLHELVLNNYIPVQYQTMIERYVHWNEDIGEWQLKCVAYTGNNMRKAQATPSTGSNKDQPQPDLSNIYLSYNTGTESSLAQPKKLRGRSGVPRPTTAHRRPPR